A single window of Methanoculleus oceani DNA harbors:
- a CDS encoding SRPBCC family protein: MAEQSHRSGEQALKERNPTRITAEPGKQELIVVREFDAPRELVFRAHTDPELYKQWIGPRGYTTKIETFDSRNGGSWRYIQMDKDGNEYGFHGVNHDVTPPERIIQTFEYEGLPESGHVILEEGKFDELPGNRTRFTGRSVFLSVEDRDGMMQSGMEEGMKDSYSRLDELLERLQK, encoded by the coding sequence ATGGCAGAGCAATCACACAGAAGTGGCGAGCAGGCCTTAAAAGAGAGGAACCCCACCCGGATCACGGCAGAGCCCGGAAAACAGGAGCTGATCGTTGTCCGGGAGTTCGACGCTCCGCGAGAACTCGTCTTCCGGGCCCACACCGACCCGGAACTCTATAAGCAGTGGATCGGCCCGCGGGGTTACACCACGAAGATAGAGACGTTCGATTCCCGGAACGGGGGCAGCTGGCGGTATATCCAGATGGACAAGGATGGCAACGAGTACGGGTTCCACGGGGTGAACCACGATGTGACGCCCCCCGAGCGGATCATCCAGACCTTCGAGTACGAGGGGCTCCCGGAGTCCGGCCATGTCATCCTCGAGGAAGGGAAGTTCGACGAACTGCCCGGCAACCGGACACGGTTCACCGGCCGGTCGGTCTTCCTCTCGGTGGAGGACCGCGACGGGATGATGCAGTCCGGTATGGAAGAAGGTATGAAGGACTCCTACTCACGGCTGGACGAGCTCCTGGAGCGGCTGCAGAAGTAG